Proteins from a single region of Punica granatum isolate Tunisia-2019 chromosome 8, ASM765513v2, whole genome shotgun sequence:
- the LOC116216044 gene encoding cucumisin-like: MKLLHRVLPFLLLVICLSIVLTSAATSHDDDRKDYIVYMGDRLKGVSSTSALYMSMLQKVIGSHVGPETVVHSYKRSFHGFVAKLKDHEVQKLAGAEGVVSVFPNEKYKLHTTRSWDFLGFTQQVDRQNTVETDIIVGVLDTGIWPASDSFRDDGLGPPPSKWKGSCIPNSSNFTCSNKIIGAKYYRTGGSIGPDEIMSPIDTVGHGTHVASTVAGQSVASTSLYGLGSGTARGGVPSARIAVYKICWYDGCYASDILAAFDDAIADGVDIISLSVGYTTPRDYFNNSISIGSFHAMRNGILTSAGAGNDGPDYGTISNLSPWFLSVAASTIDRKFLTKVFLGNGMSYEGVSINTEDLADQYPLIYAANAPNTTGNISQSRYCLMNTLDPNLVRGKIVLCDALVGGRGPFSVGAVGAVMRDEFPEDAAFNFPLPTSYISQTEGERVLSYINSSSNATATILKSTEGNETRAPYVASFSSRGPNMISRDLLKPDLAAPGVDILAAWPPNTSISRVRGDDRFSPYNIMSGTSMACPHASGAAAYVKSFNPTWSPAAIKSALITTAMPMSNKTNPEAEFAYGAGEINPLKAINPGLIYDANETDYVTFLCAQGYNTTTLRLVTGDNSTCSGANNGTTWDLNYPSFALPTSFSETVNRTFTRTVTNVGSPASTYKHRITTPAGLKIKVHPKDLSFTSLSQKLSFRVTIEGTLNDKAIVSASLLWDDGEHQVRSPIVVYDVSKLISV; encoded by the exons ATGAAGCTTCTCCATCGTGTTCTTCCTTTCCTACTTCTTGTGATTTGCCTCAGTATAGTTCTAACAAGTGCTGCAACGTCTCACGATGATGATCGAAAG GACTATATTGTGTACATGGGTGACCGGCTTAAGGGCGTGTCTTCAACATCGGCTCTTTACATGAGCATGCTACAGAAAGTCATTGGCAG TCATGTAGGACCAGAAACTGTTGTTCATAGCTATAAGAGGAGCTTCCACGGATTTGTGGCCAAGCTAAAAGACCATGAAGTGCAAAAATTGGCTG GAGCGGAAGGAGTTGTATCGGTGTTTCCAAATGAGAAATATAAGCTCCACACAACGAGATCATGGGACTTCCTGGGCTTCACCCAACAAGTCGACAGGCAGAACACTGTTGAAACAGATATAATTGTGGGGGTTCTGGACACCGGAATATGGCCAGCATCAGACAGTTTCAGGGACGACGGACTTGGTCCGCCGCCAAGCAAGTGGAAGGGCAGCTGCATTCCTAATTCGTCCAATTTTACCTGCAGCAA TAAAATCATTGGAGCAAAATATTATCGAACTGGAGGATCGATAGGACCGGATGAGATCATGTCTCCTATCGACACTGTTGGCCACGGGACACATGTAGCTTCCACTGTGGCAGGCCAATCGGTGGCCTCAACGAGCCTCTATGGGCTGGGTTCTGGGACTGCTCGCGGAGGAGTCCCATCTGCCCGGATTGCTGTTTACAAGATCTGTTGGTACGATGGGTGCTACGCGTCGGATATTCTGGCAGCCTTTGATGATGCGATTGCAGACGGGGTTGATATTATTTCCCTCTCTGTCGGTTATACAACCCCCAGGGACTATTTCAACAATTCCATCTCAATCGGGTCTTTTCATGCCATGAGGAATGGTATATTGACATCGGCCGGGGCAGGTAACGACGGCCCCGATTATGGAACTATATCCAATTTATCACCTTGGTTTCTTTCGGTTGCTGCAAGTACGATTGACAGGAAGTTCCTGACCAAGGTCTTTTTGGGTAATGGCATGAGTTATGAG GGAGTTTCAATTAACACAGAGGATCTCGCGGACCAATACCCTCTGATCTATGCCGCAAATGCGCCAAACACCACCGGTAACATATCTCAGTCAAG GTATTGCTTGATGAACACATTGGATCCAAATTTAGTTAGGGGGAAGATTGTACTTTGTGACGCTTTAGTCGGCGGAAGAGGGCCATTCTCTGTGGGGGCAGTAGGAGCCGTCATGCGTGACGAATTCCCTGAAGATGCTGCTTTTAACTTTCCCTTGCCTACGTCCTATATCAGTCAGACTGAGGGCGAGCGTGTCCTTTCTTACATCAACTCGTCCAG CAATGCGACTGCTACCATACTAAAGAGCACGGAAGGGAATGAAACTCGCGCACCATATGTTGCCTCCTTCTCATCTAGGGGCCCGAATATGATCTCCCGAGACCTTTTGAAG CCGGATTTAGCTGCCCCTGGAGTCGACATCTTAGCTGCATGGCCTCCTAACACCTCGATCTCGAGAGTCAGAGGCGATGACAGATTTTCACCGTACAACATAATGTCTGGGACATCCATGGCGTGCCCTCACGCATCTGGTGCAGCCGCCTATGTGAAATCGTTTAATCCGACTTGGTCTCCCGCTGCTATTAAATCAGCTCTCATAACTACTG CTATGCCAATGAGTAACAAGACCAACCCCGAAGCAGAGTTTGCATATGGTGCAGGCGAGATTAATCCTCTCAAAGCCATAAATCCAGGGCTCATCTATGATGCTAATGAGACCGACTACGTGACATTTTTGTGTGCACAAGGTTACAATACAACCACTTTACGATTGGTGACTGGGGATAACAGTACTTGCTCCGGGGCCAATAATGGAACCACCTGGGATTTAAACTACCCATCCTTCGCACTCCCGACTTCATTCTCAGAAACAGTCAATCGCACATTCACCAGGACGGTTACAAATGTTGGATCTCCTGCATCTACATATAAGCACAGGATCACCACCCCAGCTGggttaaaaattaaagttcatCCTAAAGACTTATCCTTCACATCTCTCTCACAGAAACTATCATTCAGAGTCACAATTGAGGGAACTTTAAATGACAAAGCGATAGTATCAGCTTCTTTGCTATGGGATGATGGTGAACATCAAGTGAGGAGTCCCATTGTTGTATATGATGTTAGCAAACTCATCTCAGTATAG
- the LOC116187776 gene encoding LOW QUALITY PROTEIN: cucumisin-like (The sequence of the model RefSeq protein was modified relative to this genomic sequence to represent the inferred CDS: inserted 1 base in 1 codon; deleted 1 base in 1 codon): protein MQNKPLESKDDLLPTSIAYIKENADALEESCRDEISSVLVSLTFSYVPDDGSPYIKRSGSPEDIYLSRPFRAGMNYSLVQCVALNSLMSIYWFKVHCTRCYRLIQVAVMSFTALDQKISFMVYVVYMGERPAAEFSASQVHTSMLEEIIGSRAPDSLLHSYKRSFNGFAAKLTEDEVQRLAGMEGVVSVFPNEKKQLQTSRSWDFVGLPQNAQRRPIERDLIIEILDTGIWPESESFSNEGFGPPTSKWKGSCQTSSNFTCNDKIIGGRFYWSTGQVPQNDTASPRDTEGHGSHTASIAAGNQVTGASLFGLAQGTARGGVPSARIAVYKICWSDGCSDADILAAFDDAIADGVDIISLSVAGPIANNYFEDSIAIGAFHSMKNGILTSNAASNTGPEPATISNFSPWSLSVAASTIDGKFITKVKLGNGQTYQGVSINTFDLKEQMYPLIYGGDAPNRKMNFKEANSRLCKENSLDSTLVKGKIVLCDSLIDGENPLAAGALGAILQDNGFKDFTFAFPLPTSYLNSRDGQGVFNYLNSTRNPTATILKSEATKNDDAPVSRGPNPITSDILAPDLTAPGVDILAAWSFASTVTRKDGDNRHVSYNIISGTSMSCPHATGAAAYVKSFWPTWSPAAIKSALMTTTSPMSGLKNLDAEFAYGSGQIDPLKAINPGLVYDAGEVDYVKFLCGQGINTKHLRLITGDNLACSDVINGTVWDLNHPSFTLSTTQATTQITRIFHRTVTNVGSPVSTYRAIVNVPAGLKVDVEPTVLSFKSLGXKISFTVMVKATADLNILSGSLIWSDGVHSVRSPIVAYILSDQ from the exons ATGCAGAATAAGCCTTTAGAGAGTAAGGATGACCTTCTGCCCACATCCATCGCATACATTAAGGAGAATGCAGATGCTCTAGAGGAGTCGTGCAGAGACGAGATCTCATCAGTCTTAGTCTCTCTAACGTTCTCTTATGTACCCGATGACGGCAGCCCCTATATCAAACGAAGTGGAAGCCCCGAGGACATTTACCTTTCTCGTCCATTTAGAG CGGGTATGAACTACAGCTTGGTGCAATGCGTTGCTCTCAACAGTTTGATGTCCATTTACTGGTTCAAAGTTCATTGCACGAGATGTTACAGGCTCATCCAAGTGGCAGTGATGTCCTTCACTGCGCTCGATCAGAAGATATCATTCATG GTCTACGTGGTATACATGGGTGAGCGGCCTGCGGCCGAGTTCTCTGCATCACAGGTGCACACTAGCATGCTCGAGGAGATCATTGGAAG TCGAGCGCCGGATTCATTGCTGCACAGCTACAAGAGGAGTTTCAACGGCTTCGCTGCGAAGCTGACTGAAGATGAGGTGCAGAGACTAGCCG GGATGGAAGGAGTAGTGTCTGTTTTCCCAAATGAGAAGAAGCAGCTTCAGACATCAAGATCATGGGACTTCGTGGGCCTTCCGCAGAACGCCCAAAGAAGGCCAATTGAGCGTGACTTAATCATCGAAATATTGGACACAGGAATTTGGCCCGAATCGGAGAGTTTCAGCAATGAAGGCTTTGGCCCTCCAACAAGCAAATGGAAAGGAAGCTGTCAAACATCGTCCAACTTCACTTGCAATGA CAAAATAATTGGAGGCCGATTTTATTGGAGCACAGGCCAAGTACCTCAAAACGACACCGCCTCACCGAGAGATACAGAAGGTCACGGGTCCCACACTGCATCGATAGCTGCCGGAAACCAGGTGACTGGAGCAAGCCTCTTTGGCCTTGCTCAGGGGACAGCTCGAGGAGGGGTTCCCTCTGCACGCATCGCCGTGTACAAGATCTGCTGGTCAGATGGATGCTCCGATGCAGACATTCTTGCAGCATTCGATGACGCGATTGCAGATGGTGTTGATATAATATCATTGTCTGTCGCTGGACCCATAGCGAATAATTACTTCGAGGATTCGATTGCTATTGGAGCTTTCCACTCGATGAAGAATGGCATACTCACTTCAAATGCTGCCAGTAACACTGGTCCTGAACCTGCAACCATCTCAAACTTTTCGCCATGGTCTTTGTCAGTCGCAGCTAGCACGATAGACGGGAAGTTCATTACGAAAGTTAAACTAGGAAATGGTCAGACTTACCAG GGAGTCTCCATCAACACCTTTGACCTCAAGGAGCAAATGTATCCTTTGATATACGGAGGAGATGCGCCTAATCGCAAAATGAATTTCAAGGAAGCCAATTCTAG GCTCTGCAAGGAGAACTCATTGGACAGCACCTTAGTAAAAGGGAAAATTGTTCTGTGCGATTCGTTAATCGATGGGGAGAACCCACTAGCTGCCGGAGCATTGGGCGCTATACTGCAAGATAATGGCTTTAAGGATTTCACCTTTGCTTTCCCCTTACCTACCTCATACTTGAACTCGAGGGATGGCCAAGGCGTTTTCAACTACCTCAACTCAACAAG AAACCCGACCGCGACTATCCTTAAGAGCGAAGCAACCAAAAATGATGACGCCCCAGTCTCCAGGGGACCTAACCCCATCACGAGCGACATTCTTGCA CCTGATCTGACAGCTCCTGGAGTTGACATTTTGGCAGCATGGTCCTTTGCTTCCACAGTGACCAGAAAAGATGGAGACAATAGGCACGTCAGTTACAACATTATTTCCGGCACATCTATGTCCTGTCCACATGCAACAGGAGCAGCCGCATATGTTAAATCATTTTGGCCAACATGGTCTCCGGCAGCTATTAAATCGGCTCTTATGACAACCA CCTCTCCCATGAGTGGCCTGAAAAATCTCGATGCCGAGTTTGCCTATGGCTCTGGCCAGATCGACCCACTG AAAGCTATAAATCCAGGTTTGGTGTATGATGCTGGCGAGGTCGACTATGTCAAGTTCCTGTGTGGACAGGGTATCAACACCAAGCATCTCAGACTCATCACTGGTGATAACTTGGCTTGTTCAGATGTTATCAATGGAACAGTGTGGGACCTAAATCATCCATCATTCACTTTGTCAACCACTCAAGCCACAACTCAGATCACACGCATCTTCCACAGGACGGTCACAAACGTAGGCTCTCCGGTCTCTACCTATAGGGCCATCGTGAATGTTCCAGCAGGACTTAAAGTTGATGTGGAACCGACAGTTCTTTCATTTAAGTCTCTGG AGAAGATTTCTTTCACGGTGATGGTCAAAGCGACAGCGGACCTGAATATTCTGTCCGGAAGTTTAATATGGTCCGATGGGGTTCATTCGGTAAGGAGCCCTATAGTAGCCTACATCCTCTCTGATCAGTAG
- the LOC116187229 gene encoding uncharacterized protein DDB_G0271670-like, with protein MENSKKGQMGSSSCSSSSSSSSSSRYSSSSDSMGHLFGPPKEHHYSSSSSSSSSYSTGSTFGSIFPPPSAVLGRDSSPSGAFTGYSRSQDLGNQFGIWNNYGDHQGQVFKGESKGRSSTTSYNQQETAEPCYMSSSIYYGGQENYSPRTQASESQHTLKKDGEDDDSGSASRGNWWRGSLYY; from the exons atggaAAACAGCAAAAAGGGGCAAATGGGAAGCTCTTCTtgttcatcatcttcatcttcatcttcttcttcgaggTATTCTTCATCATCTGACAGCATGGGACATCTTTTCGGTCCTCCCAAGGAGCACCACTACTCCTCATCGTCGTCTTCATCTTCCTCGTACTCGACTGGATCAacgttcgggtccatcttccCACCGCCCTCAGCC GTGCTGGGGAGAGACTCGTCCCCGTCTGGAGCATTCACGGGCTACTCCAGAAGCCAAGATTTGGGAAATCAATTTGGGATTTGGAATAACTATGGAGATCATCAAG GTCAAGTCTTTAAAGGGGAAAGCAAGGGAAGGAGCTCCACCACCAGTTATAATCAGCAGGAAACAGCTGAGCCATGCTACATGAGCTCATCCATTTACTATGGTGGGCAGGAAAACTATTCCCCCAGAACCCAGGCTTCCGAGTCTCAGCACACG CTCAAGAAGGACGGAGAAGATGACGACTCAGGTAGTGCCTCAAGAGGGAATTGGTGGCGAG GTTCGCTATATTACTGA